A stretch of Leisingera sp. S132 DNA encodes these proteins:
- a CDS encoding glycosyltransferase family 4 protein: protein MKPPHHRVPSGDREIARNLMALFKSNGAKVQLASDLRIYDKHGDREQQSALRANAEGEIRRLIEEMPEADLWVTYHNYYKAPDLIGPVMARARGIPYVQIESTRAQKRLTSPWAEFAKAAHAAADAADAIFYFTEQDRFALDRDRHGHQIITCLPPFLPLNGLPAPSSLDGPILAAGMMRRGDKLASYGIIAETLAHLPGDWHLDIAGDGPARAEVEILMAPFSERVRYLGQLSRTELAAAYAQASLFLWPGVNEAFGMVYLEAQAHGLPVAAQDRPGVRDVLLPKAYPAPEAGAQALASFATQLLANPELRSETAKDARDYISTNHLAPAAARTFWKTVLPLMDLSA from the coding sequence ATGAAGCCGCCGCACCATCGTGTTCCCTCCGGCGATCGCGAGATTGCACGCAATCTGATGGCTCTGTTTAAATCCAACGGCGCAAAGGTGCAGCTTGCATCGGACCTTCGGATCTATGACAAACACGGCGACAGGGAGCAGCAATCTGCTCTGCGCGCAAATGCGGAAGGCGAAATCCGCCGTTTGATTGAAGAAATGCCTGAAGCTGACCTCTGGGTCACGTATCACAACTACTACAAAGCCCCTGACCTGATTGGCCCGGTGATGGCGCGCGCCCGGGGCATCCCGTATGTGCAGATCGAATCCACACGCGCCCAAAAGCGTTTGACCAGCCCCTGGGCCGAGTTCGCCAAAGCGGCCCATGCGGCGGCTGATGCCGCAGATGCAATCTTTTATTTCACCGAACAGGACCGGTTTGCGCTGGATCGTGACCGGCACGGGCACCAGATCATCACTTGCCTGCCCCCCTTCCTTCCACTTAACGGGCTACCGGCCCCGTCTTCCCTGGACGGACCCATTCTGGCAGCGGGCATGATGCGCCGGGGCGACAAACTGGCTTCATATGGTATCATTGCAGAAACACTTGCCCACCTGCCCGGTGATTGGCATCTGGATATTGCAGGCGACGGCCCGGCCCGGGCTGAGGTTGAGATTCTGATGGCCCCCTTCTCAGAAAGGGTCCGCTACCTGGGCCAACTCTCCCGCACGGAATTGGCCGCGGCCTATGCACAGGCGAGCTTGTTTCTGTGGCCCGGTGTCAATGAAGCCTTTGGCATGGTGTATCTGGAGGCCCAAGCCCATGGGCTGCCAGTTGCCGCTCAGGACCGTCCCGGCGTGCGGGATGTATTGCTGCCCAAGGCCTACCCGGCTCCGGAAGCAGGCGCACAAGCTCTCGCATCCTTTGCCACCCAGCTGCTTGCAAACCCCGAGCTGCGTTCAGAAACTGCCAAGGATGCCCGCGACTATATTTCAACCAACCACCTTGCTCCCGCCGCCGCCCGGACATTTTGGAAGACTGTTTTGCCGCTGATGGACCTCTCCGCATGA
- a CDS encoding glycosyltransferase family 4 protein, giving the protein MNTARPPLAVVVKGWPRLSETFIAQELVALEAAGHAFEIWSLRHPTDIKSHPLHAQLKARVNYLPEYLHEEPVRVWRAREIAQQLPGYFEAYRIWRADLRRDATPNRIRRFGQACVLAAEMPEEVLGLYAHFLHTPSSVARYAAIMRDLPWSFSAHAKDIWTSPEWEIQEKLSAAHHGAEFGATCTGFGAKHLQELADTPDRIDLVYHGLDLTRFPAPPARRPRRPQDPMRFMSVGRLVEKKGFDRLIAALALLPAGLDWHWTHIGGGGLGDLLQGMAEDAGIADRITWRGACDQPEVIEAMRSSDLFVLPSRVAADGDRDGLPNVLMEAASQALPILSTPVSAIPEFIDHGIHGLLSADSPEALAESLLSAARHPQKLAEMAQSALARLRSDFGMDPGIAQLSKRLNSMLQNG; this is encoded by the coding sequence ATGAACACTGCCCGCCCGCCCCTTGCAGTGGTGGTAAAGGGCTGGCCGCGCCTGTCCGAGACCTTTATCGCGCAAGAACTGGTTGCCCTCGAGGCCGCTGGCCATGCTTTTGAGATATGGTCATTGCGCCATCCCACGGACATCAAGAGCCATCCCTTGCATGCACAGCTGAAGGCGCGTGTAAATTACCTGCCTGAGTATCTGCATGAAGAACCGGTCCGGGTCTGGCGCGCACGCGAAATTGCTCAGCAGTTGCCTGGATACTTCGAGGCCTACCGCATTTGGCGTGCGGACTTGCGCCGTGACGCGACGCCTAACCGTATACGCCGTTTTGGCCAGGCTTGTGTTTTGGCGGCAGAGATGCCGGAGGAGGTACTAGGCCTCTACGCGCATTTCCTGCACACCCCATCATCAGTGGCTCGCTACGCAGCAATCATGCGGGACCTTCCGTGGAGCTTTTCTGCCCATGCCAAGGACATCTGGACCTCACCAGAGTGGGAAATCCAGGAGAAGCTCTCCGCAGCCCATCACGGCGCTGAATTTGGTGCCACATGCACTGGCTTCGGCGCCAAGCATCTGCAGGAATTGGCGGATACACCTGATCGTATTGATTTGGTCTATCACGGGCTGGACCTGACCCGTTTTCCAGCACCGCCTGCGCGCAGGCCGCGCCGGCCTCAAGACCCCATGCGCTTCATGTCTGTAGGCCGCTTGGTGGAAAAAAAGGGGTTCGACCGCCTGATTGCCGCACTGGCTTTGCTGCCGGCAGGCCTTGACTGGCACTGGACTCATATCGGTGGCGGCGGGCTGGGTGACCTTTTGCAAGGTATGGCTGAAGATGCAGGCATTGCCGATCGTATCACCTGGCGCGGTGCCTGCGACCAGCCAGAAGTGATTGAGGCAATGCGTTCATCTGACCTGTTCGTACTGCCCAGCCGGGTGGCAGCCGACGGTGACCGGGACGGGCTCCCGAACGTGCTGATGGAGGCGGCTTCGCAGGCTCTGCCGATCCTGTCGACCCCTGTTTCAGCGATCCCGGAGTTCATAGACCATGGGATCCACGGGCTTTTGAGCGCAGACAGCCCTGAGGCGCTGGCAGAGAGTCTGCTCTCTGCTGCGCGGCACCCACAGAAACTGGCAGAAATGGCCCAGTCCGCTTTGGCCCGTTTGCGCAGCGATTTCGGGATGGATCCTGGAATTGCCCAGCTTTCGAAACGGCTGAACTCTATGCTGCAGAACGGCTGA
- a CDS encoding glycosyltransferase family protein yields the protein MTDTAIPRSQAETCKRGPRIMFYSHDTFGLGHLRRSRALAGAITAANSNASALILTGSPVAGRFSFPSRVDHVRLPGVIKRSDGSYASRTMGMSIEETAELRAALIRSTVEQYDPDVLVADKEPTGFRGELMPALDLLKSQGNCKMVLGLRDVLDEPEVLAAEWERKHAVEATRDFYDEIWVYGPQSVYDPTAGLPFTAEMQARMHWTGYLRRDLGQVGEPPEQPYLLVTPGGGGDGEMMVDLVLSAYEADPCLSPRAVLVYGPFLSGETRQDFEERVARLNGRVTAVGFESQIETLFAGAQGVVCMGGYNTFCEVLSFDKPAVIVPRTTPRLEQWIRASRAEEIGLTTMLDEFRDGWTAPALAKAIRALATQPPPSAAGSEGLLDGLDYVTQRVTALLQETRKEAAE from the coding sequence ATGACGGACACAGCCATCCCCCGCTCTCAGGCAGAAACCTGCAAACGTGGTCCCAGGATCATGTTCTATAGCCACGATACGTTCGGGCTAGGTCATCTGCGCCGGTCGCGCGCGCTTGCCGGGGCGATTACGGCGGCCAACTCCAACGCTTCGGCGCTGATCCTTACCGGCTCTCCGGTTGCAGGCCGGTTCTCCTTCCCTTCCCGGGTCGATCATGTGCGCCTGCCTGGTGTGATCAAGCGCTCAGATGGGTCCTACGCTTCGCGTACCATGGGTATGAGTATCGAGGAAACAGCCGAGCTGCGGGCAGCTTTGATCCGCTCAACCGTTGAGCAATACGATCCTGACGTGCTGGTCGCCGACAAGGAGCCTACCGGTTTTCGCGGCGAGCTGATGCCAGCCCTGGACCTTCTGAAATCGCAGGGGAACTGCAAGATGGTGCTCGGCTTGCGGGATGTGCTGGATGAGCCGGAAGTGCTGGCCGCAGAATGGGAACGCAAGCACGCGGTCGAAGCAACCCGTGATTTCTACGATGAAATCTGGGTTTACGGCCCTCAATCTGTGTATGATCCAACCGCCGGACTGCCATTCACTGCAGAGATGCAAGCCCGTATGCACTGGACTGGCTACCTGCGCCGCGATCTTGGTCAGGTCGGAGAACCGCCCGAGCAGCCTTACCTGCTGGTAACGCCAGGCGGTGGTGGCGACGGCGAGATGATGGTGGATCTGGTGTTGTCGGCATATGAAGCCGACCCGTGCCTCTCGCCGCGTGCGGTTCTGGTCTATGGCCCCTTTCTGTCCGGCGAAACCCGGCAGGATTTTGAGGAGCGCGTCGCCCGGCTGAATGGCCGCGTCACCGCCGTTGGCTTTGAATCTCAAATTGAGACTTTGTTTGCCGGCGCTCAGGGCGTGGTCTGCATGGGGGGGTACAACACGTTTTGCGAGGTTCTGTCTTTTGACAAGCCTGCAGTTATCGTGCCTCGCACCACCCCTAGGCTGGAGCAATGGATACGCGCCAGCCGGGCAGAAGAGATCGGCCTGACAACCATGCTGGATGAGTTTCGGGATGGCTGGACCGCGCCAGCACTGGCCAAGGCAATCCGAGCACTGGCTACCCAGCCGCCACCCTCTGCCGCTGGTTCCGAAGGTCTGCTGGACGGTCTCGATTATGTGACCCAGCGCGTTACAGCGCTGCTTCAGGAAACCCGCAAAGAGGCCGCCGAATGA
- a CDS encoding mechanosensitive ion channel family protein produces the protein MQQYIFRALLCLLLGIGLTAHASAQESDAGSAEALSRAIEQAAESGVNVLVVDSSGRLLNVPPEDGPPADHSAPGAMEQPSALMKAQSRVAAFRAELNSRLEALPYSVFEMQYILRQTSPDGRIMTYVEVLGWSVLFLLIGRWLSVEIYGKRFAKRFVVSRIRKTPEGYQEKMPFLVFRFLTGIGATVFAMIFAALTSYLIFGSSGDPSIEFTVTAIYTAYFLARTVSDLWRMVLSPFLAQYRIPVFSDRDAKRLYIWASLLATYDVSSTLFATWVGDFGLNYNVYALVYGVLALVATLGNLLMVLVNGRAISNAIRAGRLPEECSWLVRVLAFAWAPVLMIYMVFGWLKLAFDLVLEHEVSIPLMAGSYFVLTTILVVYGAINYVIERYFRRRVVSAPAAEESAAQDARGVPSESENAQADGTAAEWDDEAEVPLKPRHPIATYEDLARRVAGILAFVVGAYSLVIVWNPDASWLRTTAAERVVDVTVILFIGYIVYHLFRIWIDSKIDEEVGDVSESELGDEGGAGGASRLATLLPLFRGAILAVVLVSIVLILLLELGINVSPLFAGAGVVGLAVGFGSQTLVRDIFSGAFFLIDDAFRKGEYIDIGDVKGTVEKISVRSFQLRHHLGALHTIPFGEIKVLTNYSRDWVMMKLPLRVTYDTDVEKVRKLIKKLGQRLMDDPVVGHTFIQPLKSQGVIEMQDSAMIIRVKFMTKPGDQWIVRKRVYQEIRELFAIEGVKFAHREVTVRLAPDQADEVTPKQKEAALGAVQAAIDEDLLEDMGGPGGDDR, from the coding sequence ATGCAGCAATATATCTTTCGGGCCCTGCTCTGTCTGTTGCTGGGGATCGGGCTGACAGCTCACGCCAGCGCGCAGGAAAGTGACGCTGGAAGTGCAGAGGCACTGTCCCGGGCGATTGAGCAAGCGGCCGAAAGCGGCGTCAATGTTCTGGTCGTTGACAGCAGCGGACGGTTGCTGAATGTGCCGCCGGAGGACGGGCCGCCAGCGGATCATTCTGCGCCGGGAGCGATGGAACAGCCGTCGGCTTTGATGAAGGCGCAGTCCAGAGTTGCAGCGTTTCGGGCAGAATTGAACAGCAGGCTGGAAGCACTGCCGTATTCAGTCTTCGAAATGCAGTACATCTTGCGCCAAACCAGCCCGGACGGGCGCATCATGACCTATGTAGAGGTGCTGGGCTGGAGTGTGCTGTTCCTTCTGATCGGACGCTGGCTATCAGTGGAGATCTACGGCAAGCGGTTTGCAAAGAGGTTTGTGGTCTCGCGGATCCGAAAGACCCCGGAAGGGTATCAGGAGAAAATGCCGTTTCTGGTGTTCCGTTTTCTCACAGGAATTGGGGCCACAGTTTTTGCGATGATTTTTGCTGCGCTGACCTCGTATCTGATTTTTGGCTCATCCGGTGATCCGTCCATCGAGTTTACCGTTACTGCAATCTACACAGCTTATTTCCTGGCTCGCACCGTGTCGGATCTGTGGCGGATGGTTTTGTCGCCATTTCTGGCGCAATACCGTATCCCGGTGTTTTCCGACCGGGATGCCAAGCGGCTTTATATTTGGGCCTCTTTGCTGGCAACCTACGATGTTTCTTCAACACTGTTTGCAACCTGGGTTGGAGACTTCGGTCTCAACTATAACGTTTATGCGCTGGTCTACGGCGTCCTGGCATTGGTGGCGACGCTGGGCAATCTTCTGATGGTGCTGGTAAACGGCCGGGCCATTTCCAATGCTATCCGCGCTGGCCGCCTGCCGGAGGAGTGCTCATGGCTGGTGCGGGTTCTGGCATTTGCCTGGGCTCCTGTACTGATGATCTACATGGTCTTTGGCTGGCTAAAACTGGCGTTTGACCTCGTTCTTGAGCATGAAGTCTCAATACCGCTGATGGCTGGAAGTTATTTCGTTCTGACGACGATCCTAGTGGTCTACGGGGCAATCAACTATGTCATTGAAAGGTATTTCCGCCGGAGAGTTGTTTCTGCGCCCGCAGCTGAGGAAAGTGCCGCGCAGGACGCAAGGGGAGTTCCTTCTGAGAGCGAAAATGCGCAGGCGGACGGTACGGCGGCGGAATGGGACGATGAAGCAGAAGTTCCGCTGAAGCCAAGACATCCGATCGCCACTTACGAGGACCTCGCTCGCAGAGTGGCAGGCATCCTCGCCTTTGTCGTCGGGGCTTATTCGCTGGTAATTGTCTGGAACCCGGACGCCAGCTGGCTCAGGACCACTGCTGCCGAACGTGTGGTGGATGTGACTGTCATCCTGTTTATCGGTTACATCGTCTACCACCTTTTCCGGATTTGGATCGACAGCAAGATTGATGAGGAAGTGGGTGACGTTTCAGAGTCGGAGCTGGGCGATGAAGGTGGAGCTGGCGGCGCCAGCCGCCTGGCGACTCTGCTGCCCCTGTTCCGCGGCGCAATTTTGGCAGTGGTTTTGGTGTCAATTGTCCTGATCTTGCTGCTGGAGCTTGGAATCAATGTCAGCCCGCTGTTCGCCGGAGCTGGCGTCGTAGGTTTGGCAGTGGGTTTTGGCTCGCAGACGCTTGTGCGGGACATTTTCTCCGGGGCGTTCTTCCTGATTGATGATGCTTTCCGCAAAGGCGAATACATCGACATCGGAGATGTGAAGGGCACTGTCGAAAAGATCTCTGTCCGTTCTTTCCAATTGCGCCATCATCTGGGAGCACTGCACACCATTCCTTTTGGGGAGATCAAGGTTCTGACCAACTACTCCCGGGATTGGGTGATGATGAAGCTGCCCCTGCGGGTAACCTATGACACTGATGTGGAAAAAGTCAGGAAGCTCATCAAGAAGCTGGGACAAAGACTGATGGATGATCCTGTTGTTGGTCATACGTTTATCCAGCCGTTGAAGTCGCAAGGGGTGATCGAAATGCAGGACTCCGCAATGATCATCCGGGTAAAGTTCATGACCAAGCCGGGTGACCAGTGGATCGTGCGCAAGCGGGTATACCAAGAGATCCGTGAGCTGTTTGCAATCGAAGGCGTCAAGTTTGCGCATCGCGAAGTGACGGTACGCCTTGCCCCGGATCAGGCGGATGAGGTGACACCAAAACAGAAGGAGGCCGCTCTGGGGGCGGTTCAGGCTGCGATTGATGAAGACCTGCTTGAGGATATGGGCGGCCCTGGTGGGGATGACCGTTGA
- a CDS encoding CoA transferase, which translates to MTLLSSLPAAGQYQVTGNGHLLSAFAVTELAVASIGTVGLELARLIDVMNLTASAPEVTVDQRLASLWFGYSFRPKGWELPNLWDDIAGVYKAKDGWIRLHTNLPHHRKAALQVLDCSGTGEAVADAVKHWQADALESETVAAGGVAAAMRCRADWLAHPQGRAVASEPLIFWSAREPVELRDRPEATAARPLAGLRVLDLTRVLAGPVSTRTLAGFGADVLRIDPPGWDEPGVITDISLGKRMAALDLTEDSDRQVFETLLSEADVLVHGYRPGALDGLGYGAQTRRQLAPNTVEVQLDAYGWTGPWATRRGFDSLVQMSAGIADAGRNWAGTENPHPLPVQALDHATGYLMAAAVLSALTTAAQGEAVPQARLSLARTAELLAGMEKSAEGPEIIGPIDCDYAPDVEASSWGPGRRLAAPLNMSGTAMRWEMAATRCGSAPPAWAEKPRKRS; encoded by the coding sequence ATGACCCTCCTCAGCAGCCTGCCCGCCGCAGGCCAATATCAGGTGACCGGAAACGGCCATTTGCTCAGCGCTTTCGCGGTCACCGAATTGGCTGTCGCTTCGATCGGCACAGTGGGTCTCGAACTGGCAAGGCTGATAGACGTGATGAACCTGACCGCTTCTGCGCCAGAAGTTACTGTGGATCAGCGGCTTGCTTCACTCTGGTTCGGTTACAGCTTCCGGCCTAAGGGCTGGGAGCTCCCGAACCTTTGGGATGACATAGCAGGCGTTTACAAAGCCAAGGACGGCTGGATTCGCCTGCACACCAACCTGCCGCATCACCGCAAGGCTGCGCTGCAAGTGCTCGATTGCTCCGGAACAGGGGAAGCTGTAGCTGATGCGGTAAAACACTGGCAGGCCGACGCGCTTGAAAGCGAAACCGTGGCGGCCGGCGGCGTAGCTGCCGCCATGCGCTGCCGTGCCGACTGGCTGGCGCACCCTCAAGGCCGTGCAGTGGCCTCGGAACCGCTGATCTTCTGGTCAGCTCGGGAACCGGTCGAGTTGCGGGACCGGCCGGAAGCAACGGCAGCACGCCCTCTCGCTGGATTACGGGTGCTGGACTTGACTCGTGTTCTTGCAGGCCCGGTCTCGACCCGCACCCTTGCGGGGTTCGGGGCTGATGTACTGCGCATCGACCCGCCTGGATGGGATGAGCCGGGAGTAATCACAGACATCTCACTGGGCAAGCGCATGGCTGCGCTCGACCTGACTGAAGATAGCGACAGGCAGGTTTTTGAAACCTTGCTAAGCGAGGCCGATGTACTGGTGCACGGCTACCGGCCAGGCGCCTTGGATGGGCTGGGGTATGGCGCACAGACCCGTCGGCAGCTTGCGCCAAACACCGTCGAGGTGCAATTGGACGCTTATGGCTGGACTGGCCCCTGGGCGACACGGCGCGGCTTCGACAGCTTGGTTCAAATGAGCGCGGGAATTGCTGATGCGGGCCGGAACTGGGCTGGAACGGAGAACCCGCACCCTCTCCCTGTGCAAGCGCTCGATCATGCAACTGGATACCTGATGGCCGCCGCAGTCCTTTCGGCACTCACCACAGCAGCACAAGGTGAGGCAGTTCCACAGGCCCGCCTATCGCTGGCGCGCACGGCGGAGTTGCTGGCCGGGATGGAAAAATCTGCCGAAGGTCCGGAAATCATCGGACCAATTGATTGCGACTACGCACCGGATGTTGAAGCAAGCAGCTGGGGGCCTGGCCGCCGGCTTGCCGCACCGCTCAACATGAGCGGCACTGCTATGCGCTGGGAAATGGCAGCAACCCGCTGCGGCAGTGCTCCCCCTGCCTGGGCTGAAAAACCGCGCAAAAGAAGCTGA